A single Pararhizobium sp. A13 DNA region contains:
- a CDS encoding LysR substrate-binding domain-containing protein, whose product MRAKRRYLPSLGSFATFEVAAKYLSFTLAGNELCVTQAAVSQQIRGLEKALGVILFLRKHSGLELTTEGNRLLSAVSDGLDSICDAVDEFNQPTDPPVITCSGTNAAVAYWLKPYVDRFRAAWPEVKFVLLASDEDDTLRNFDEVDISLICGNERCEVGELLYYLFPEFVEPVCSPDYLRRRGPFRDPDSLAEADLLELHRRHWTSEAIGWFPIAWNDWFNTNGFAGRASSPALVSNNYAMLVEAAIAGQGVVLGWHHLVRQLVTEGKLISLSQKPLRIDRGYYVKINKASLDKPHIQKFVDSLLAEVAITETGTLGRVEARCEREEGR is encoded by the coding sequence ATGCGTGCAAAACGACGTTATCTACCTTCCCTGGGATCATTCGCTACATTCGAGGTTGCCGCAAAATACCTGAGCTTCACGCTTGCGGGCAATGAACTATGCGTGACACAGGCTGCCGTTAGTCAACAAATACGAGGTCTTGAGAAGGCCCTGGGCGTGATACTTTTTTTACGCAAGCACAGCGGCCTCGAACTGACAACCGAGGGCAACCGCCTGCTTTCGGCTGTCAGCGACGGTCTCGACTCGATATGCGATGCGGTCGATGAGTTCAACCAGCCCACAGACCCTCCTGTCATCACTTGCTCGGGGACCAATGCTGCCGTGGCCTATTGGCTCAAGCCTTACGTGGACCGCTTTCGAGCCGCATGGCCTGAAGTTAAATTTGTATTGCTGGCCTCTGACGAGGATGACACCTTACGCAACTTCGACGAGGTCGATATTTCACTCATTTGCGGCAATGAACGCTGCGAAGTCGGCGAGTTGCTTTACTATTTGTTCCCAGAATTCGTCGAGCCCGTTTGCAGTCCGGATTACCTCCGCCGACGTGGTCCCTTTCGGGACCCGGACAGCCTTGCCGAAGCTGACTTATTGGAGCTCCATCGCCGGCACTGGACTTCCGAGGCAATTGGATGGTTTCCAATTGCCTGGAACGACTGGTTTAACACCAATGGTTTCGCAGGACGCGCATCATCGCCCGCGTTGGTGAGTAACAATTACGCAATGCTTGTCGAGGCCGCTATTGCCGGCCAAGGTGTCGTGCTCGGATGGCACCATCTGGTCAGGCAACTGGTTACCGAAGGAAAACTTATCTCGCTTTCTCAGAAGCCCTTGCGGATCGATCGTGGATACTATGTTAAGATCAACAAAGCCTCACTTGACAAGCCTCACATCCAGAAATTCGTGGATTCCCTACTTGCCGAAGTCGCAATCACGGAGACGGGCACTTTGGGCCGTGTCGAGGCCCGGTGTGAACGAGAGGAAGGCCGGTAA
- a CDS encoding MFS transporter, translated as MSSIANTADVPEEASAAFKRRFMRRMIAVLTGGMLLDGYILGVIGPVTDVMKADMGMSTLDMGLAASAALFGILIGSPLGGWAGDKFGRKPLFMIDMGLFVVASAMQFFITSVEMLIAVRLLMGVAIGAEYSVGWPLMSEFAPARLRGRLMGVTILAWYGGFMLGYTAGYILNLPEPMPWRVIIGTSTLIAVVLFVARLGLPESPRWLWSKGRKDEARAVARKYLESAEDMADMEKTEVRQGQFADLFSAKYWRTTVFVSWFWFCNVLPYFAIATFADSVLAKYGLSGGLAGGVGLSMVAVAGVAITVALIDKAGRRLFTVPPQWITMVVFLVIGLWSDAPSAVVLGLFLVFSFLNAMNGTLTSIYPGEVFPTEVRGVGTGFAAAVSRVGAGMGTFLLPIGVEQFGVSAAMLVAAAVVFSGALVSQLWAPETKGKSLSETAAGYSH; from the coding sequence ATGTCATCTATAGCGAATACCGCCGACGTGCCGGAGGAGGCCTCGGCAGCGTTCAAACGGCGCTTCATGAGGAGGATGATCGCTGTTCTTACCGGCGGAATGCTCCTCGACGGCTACATCCTTGGGGTCATCGGCCCGGTGACGGATGTGATGAAGGCAGATATGGGCATGTCGACGCTCGACATGGGCCTGGCCGCATCGGCAGCGCTGTTCGGGATCCTGATCGGCTCGCCGCTGGGCGGGTGGGCCGGCGACAAGTTCGGCCGTAAACCGCTGTTCATGATTGACATGGGGCTGTTCGTGGTCGCGTCAGCGATGCAGTTCTTCATCACCTCGGTGGAAATGCTAATCGCAGTGCGGCTATTGATGGGCGTCGCCATCGGCGCAGAGTACTCCGTCGGCTGGCCGCTGATGTCGGAGTTCGCGCCCGCCCGGTTGCGGGGGCGCCTGATGGGCGTCACGATCCTCGCCTGGTATGGCGGTTTCATGCTCGGTTACACGGCGGGCTACATCCTGAACCTGCCGGAGCCGATGCCGTGGCGGGTCATCATCGGAACGAGCACACTGATCGCCGTCGTCTTGTTCGTCGCCCGGCTCGGCCTGCCCGAGTCGCCGCGCTGGTTGTGGAGCAAGGGCCGCAAGGACGAGGCCCGCGCCGTCGCGCGCAAGTATCTGGAGAGCGCCGAGGACATGGCGGACATGGAGAAGACGGAGGTGCGCCAAGGCCAGTTTGCTGACCTGTTCTCCGCAAAGTATTGGCGCACGACGGTTTTCGTTTCGTGGTTCTGGTTCTGCAACGTGCTGCCGTATTTCGCTATCGCAACCTTCGCCGACAGCGTGCTGGCGAAATACGGTCTCTCTGGCGGGCTCGCCGGTGGTGTGGGACTGTCGATGGTGGCGGTGGCCGGCGTTGCCATCACGGTGGCGTTGATCGACAAGGCCGGTCGCCGGCTGTTCACGGTCCCGCCGCAGTGGATCACTATGGTCGTCTTCTTGGTCATCGGCCTGTGGTCGGATGCGCCTTCGGCCGTCGTGCTGGGTCTCTTCCTCGTCTTCTCGTTCTTGAATGCGATGAATGGGACGCTGACGAGCATCTACCCCGGGGAGGTGTTTCCCACCGAGGTTCGTGGTGTCGGCACCGGTTTCGCCGCCGCCGTCAGCCGGGTCGGGGCCGGTATGGGCACCTTCCTGTTGCCGATAGGGGTGGAGCAATTCGGTGTTTCGGCGGCGATGCTGGTCGCGGCGGCCGTCGTCTTCAGCGGTGCCCTGGTGTCACAGTTGTGGGCTCCGGAGACGAAGGGGAAGAGTCTTAGCGAGACGGCCGCCGGGTATTCGCACTAA
- the repC gene encoding plasmid replication protein RepC has product MQTYGVTTPVGRRPMTLALVKRQLETAEIKAGKTADKWKVFRDACEARGILGIQDRTLAVLDALLTFYPDNELSEKRGLVVFPSNAQLSARAHGIAGTTLRRHLAALVEAGLIIRKDSPNGKRYARRDGSGDLEQAFGFSLAPMLARADEFAHMAQQIAAERKRFRLTKETLSICRRDVRKLISAAMAEGAAGNWGAIEGHFVALLARIPRAPTTNDLLPILEEIQMLRDEIVNLLEMQIKLEKTDTNDVHFDRHIQNSNTDSIIELEPRFDKEQGGKSNSDIKPAREPIKAFPIGMVLQACPDIIDYGPGGVVGNWRDLMSAAVVVRSMLGVSPTAYQDACEAMGPENAAVAMACILERAGHINSAGGYLRHLTDKARRREFSLGPMLMALMRAHGTEVKRAS; this is encoded by the coding sequence ATGCAGACGTATGGTGTAACGACGCCCGTTGGGCGGCGGCCGATGACGCTTGCCTTGGTGAAAAGGCAGCTTGAAACAGCCGAAATCAAGGCGGGTAAGACCGCCGACAAATGGAAGGTTTTCCGTGACGCCTGTGAGGCGAGGGGGATTCTTGGAATCCAGGATCGAACGCTCGCCGTGCTCGACGCATTGCTGACATTCTATCCAGACAACGAATTGTCGGAGAAACGGGGCCTCGTCGTTTTCCCATCCAACGCTCAGCTCTCCGCTCGCGCGCATGGGATCGCAGGTACGACGCTCAGACGGCACCTGGCTGCATTAGTCGAAGCCGGCCTGATCATTCGCAAGGACAGCCCGAACGGGAAGCGCTATGCCCGCCGTGACGGCTCAGGAGACCTTGAGCAGGCCTTCGGCTTCAGCCTCGCGCCCATGCTCGCCCGCGCCGACGAATTCGCCCATATGGCCCAACAGATCGCCGCTGAGCGCAAACGGTTCCGTCTGACCAAGGAGACACTGTCAATCTGCCGGCGTGATGTCCGCAAGCTGATCTCGGCCGCAATGGCAGAGGGGGCTGCGGGCAATTGGGGGGCAATCGAGGGACATTTCGTAGCACTGTTGGCACGGATTCCACGTGCGCCGACCACGAACGATTTGCTACCGATCCTCGAAGAGATCCAGATGCTCCGCGACGAAATCGTCAATTTGCTGGAAATGCAGATAAAATTAGAAAAAACCGACACCAATGATGTCCATTTTGACCGCCACATACAGAATTCTAATACCGATTCCATCATTGAACTTGAACCGCGCTTTGACAAAGAGCAGGGGGGAAAATCGAACTCAGACATCAAACCAGCGAGAGAGCCGATAAAGGCGTTCCCGATCGGAATGGTTCTACAGGCTTGCCCGGATATCATCGACTACGGACCCGGTGGGGTGGTCGGCAATTGGCGAGATCTGATGTCCGCGGCCGTGGTTGTGAGGTCCATGTTGGGGGTTAGTCCGACAGCGTATCAGGATGCCTGCGAGGCCATGGGGCCCGAGAACGCTGCGGTAGCGATGGCCTGCATCCTGGAGAGGGCAGGGCATATCAACTCCGCTGGCGGCTACCTGCGGCATCTGACCGACAAAGCCAGACGCAGGGAATTCTCGCTCGGACCGATGCTGATGGCTTTGATGCGGGCTCATGGAACCGAGGTGAAGCGGGCATCATGA
- the repB gene encoding plasmid partitioning protein RepB: MARKNIFGLAEPDPAAAGEIDHTLANARPLAGFEKPLRRASPVGAISQSLGGINEKAQRADDLEKQLAKGLAVVELDPLLIDSSFVVDRLGVSAEDQETLVAQIREHGQQVPILVRPHPERQGRFQVAYGHRRLAAVKKIGGAVKAVVRDLSDEQLVVSQGQENNARTDLTFIERSFFAFRLEARQFNRDVIMSALGVDKAALSRMIALVDRLPGELIEAIGAAPGFGRTRWAEIADLLEENGKRAKAIRLIQESNFQNMTSDERFQAIYDQLRKVKDKARTTIWKTASGGKVVRISETDEKLNLVFDKGIEPAFGSFVEARLNALYEEFVQSKEIAEIGD; this comes from the coding sequence ATGGCTCGCAAGAATATTTTTGGACTGGCCGAGCCCGATCCAGCCGCAGCAGGGGAGATTGACCATACCCTCGCAAATGCGCGACCTCTCGCGGGCTTCGAAAAACCGCTTCGGCGTGCCAGCCCAGTGGGCGCAATCTCACAGTCATTGGGTGGGATCAACGAAAAGGCGCAGCGTGCTGATGATCTGGAAAAACAACTCGCGAAGGGCCTGGCAGTCGTAGAGCTTGATCCATTACTGATTGACAGTTCATTCGTCGTGGACCGCTTAGGCGTCAGCGCGGAGGATCAGGAAACGCTGGTCGCCCAGATTAGAGAGCATGGGCAACAAGTGCCGATTCTTGTTCGTCCGCATCCCGAAAGGCAAGGGCGCTTTCAGGTTGCGTATGGGCATCGCCGCCTAGCGGCTGTCAAGAAAATAGGTGGGGCGGTCAAGGCCGTTGTACGGGATCTCAGCGACGAGCAACTCGTCGTCAGCCAAGGGCAAGAGAACAACGCTCGCACTGATCTGACTTTCATTGAACGATCATTCTTCGCATTCCGCCTCGAAGCCCGCCAGTTCAACCGCGACGTCATAATGTCAGCGCTTGGCGTCGACAAAGCAGCACTCTCACGCATGATTGCACTGGTCGACCGCCTTCCTGGAGAATTAATCGAAGCAATTGGCGCCGCACCTGGATTTGGCCGCACGCGATGGGCGGAAATTGCTGACCTTCTCGAGGAAAACGGGAAAAGAGCCAAAGCCATCAGGCTCATCCAGGAATCGAACTTCCAGAATATGACCTCGGACGAACGTTTCCAGGCCATCTATGACCAACTCCGCAAGGTAAAGGACAAGGCTAGGACAACGATCTGGAAAACTGCGAGTGGCGGGAAAGTCGTCAGGATCTCGGAAACCGATGAGAAACTGAATCTTGTCTTCGACAAAGGGATTGAGCCGGCATTCGGCTCCTTTGTCGAAGCCAGACTCAACGCTCTTTACGAAGAGTTTGTGCAGTCAAAAGAAATAGCTGAAATAGGAGACTGA
- the repA gene encoding plasmid partitioning protein RepA: MLNTANSKKSDNLRSLISSDADELSRQLQAHQHRTFPPTALKTIRQFTPAEAADFIGIHQGYLRQIVADGHGPEPLANGRRMYSVQDIEALRRILDDGGKGPRKYVRHRRDGEKLQVVSVMNFKGGSGKTTTSAHLAQFLALRGYRVLAVDLDPQASLSALFGHQPELDVGENETIYGAIRYDEAKRDITEIVRATYTPNLHVIPGNLELMEFEHETPKALAARQSVDSMFFARIGECLAEIESAYDIVVIDCPPQLGFLTLSALCAATAVLITVHPQMLDVMSMSQFLHMTGDLLRVVENAGGTMDYDWMRYLITRFEPNDGPQSQMSGFMKSIFGNRVLENAMVKSTAISDAGLTKQTLYEVDRNQFTRGTYDRALESLTAVNSEIEDLIKQTWGRK, from the coding sequence ATGTTGAACACGGCAAACAGCAAGAAGAGCGACAACTTGCGCTCCCTCATTTCGTCCGACGCGGATGAGTTGTCTCGCCAGCTCCAGGCTCACCAGCACCGGACATTTCCACCTACCGCCCTTAAGACCATTCGACAGTTCACCCCAGCAGAGGCGGCAGATTTTATTGGCATTCATCAAGGCTACTTGCGCCAGATAGTTGCCGATGGACACGGCCCAGAGCCGTTGGCAAACGGTCGACGAATGTATTCCGTGCAGGATATCGAGGCCCTGCGGCGGATCCTCGACGACGGAGGGAAGGGGCCCCGTAAATACGTCCGCCATCGCCGTGACGGAGAGAAGTTACAAGTCGTTTCCGTCATGAACTTTAAGGGTGGCTCAGGCAAAACGACGACGTCGGCCCATCTCGCCCAGTTCTTGGCGCTGAGAGGATATCGGGTTCTGGCCGTAGACTTGGACCCTCAGGCGTCCCTTTCGGCACTCTTCGGGCATCAACCTGAACTGGATGTCGGCGAGAACGAGACCATTTACGGTGCAATCCGGTACGACGAGGCGAAACGGGATATTACCGAAATTGTAAGGGCAACCTACACCCCCAACCTGCACGTAATCCCGGGTAATCTCGAGCTGATGGAGTTTGAGCACGAGACACCCAAGGCACTTGCAGCGCGCCAGAGCGTCGACTCCATGTTCTTCGCACGGATTGGCGAGTGTTTGGCCGAGATCGAGAGTGCATACGATATCGTTGTGATCGACTGCCCGCCCCAACTGGGCTTCCTGACCTTGTCAGCGCTTTGCGCGGCAACTGCGGTCCTGATAACGGTCCACCCCCAAATGCTGGACGTCATGTCCATGAGTCAGTTTTTGCACATGACCGGCGACCTGCTTCGCGTCGTTGAGAATGCTGGCGGGACCATGGACTACGACTGGATGCGTTATCTCATAACACGCTTCGAACCGAACGACGGTCCACAGTCGCAAATGTCGGGTTTCATGAAGTCAATTTTCGGAAACCGGGTTCTCGAGAACGCGATGGTCAAATCAACCGCGATTTCTGACGCCGGCTTGACCAAGCAGACTCTCTACGAAGTTGACCGCAACCAGTTTACGCGAGGCACGTATGACCGCGCCTTGGAATCTCTTACAGCGGTGAACTCGGAGATCGAAGATCTCATCAAGCAGACTTGGGGTAGGAAGTAA
- a CDS encoding site-specific integrase has translation MRKTTAGTSEKGVLSALAESAGGSAVSGETSPTETPSALPAHLEHLTERARGYVAAASSANTRRAYASDWKHFAAWCRRQNVAPLPPEPQIVGLYITACASGTVTGDKKPNSVSTIERRLSSLSWNYAQRGQPLDRRDRHIATVMAGIRNTHAKPPVQKEAVMPQDIIAMLETLDQGSLRGIRDRAMLLIGFAGGLRRSEIVGLDVKKDQTQDGRGWVEILDKGLLATLRGKTGWREVEIGRGSSDATCPIAALEMWLKLARIAHGPLFRRVTNKGKSVGSERLNGQEVARLVKRTALAAGVRGDLAEGERAQKFSGHSLRAGLASSAEVDERYVQKQLGHASAEMTRKYQRRKDRFRVNLTKAAGL, from the coding sequence ATGAGAAAAACTACGGCTGGAACAAGCGAAAAGGGTGTCCTCTCGGCTCTTGCCGAGTCTGCAGGTGGTTCGGCCGTGTCGGGTGAAACGTCACCAACGGAGACGCCGAGCGCATTGCCCGCTCATCTCGAGCATCTCACGGAGCGTGCCCGTGGTTATGTCGCGGCCGCCAGTTCCGCCAATACCCGGCGTGCTTATGCCAGCGACTGGAAGCATTTTGCCGCCTGGTGCCGCCGCCAGAACGTGGCCCCCCTCCCCCCGGAGCCGCAGATCGTCGGCCTCTATATCACCGCCTGCGCGTCGGGGACTGTGACGGGAGACAAAAAGCCAAATTCGGTTTCGACCATCGAACGCCGTCTATCGTCGCTCAGCTGGAATTATGCCCAGCGCGGCCAGCCGCTGGATCGTAGAGATCGCCATATCGCCACGGTCATGGCCGGTATCCGCAACACCCATGCAAAACCGCCGGTCCAGAAGGAAGCGGTGATGCCGCAAGACATCATCGCCATGCTGGAAACCCTCGATCAGGGGAGCTTGAGGGGCATTCGCGATCGCGCCATGCTGCTGATCGGCTTTGCTGGCGGCCTGCGACGCTCCGAAATCGTCGGGCTTGATGTGAAGAAGGACCAGACGCAGGACGGCCGCGGCTGGGTGGAGATACTCGACAAGGGACTATTGGCGACGTTGCGCGGCAAGACCGGCTGGCGCGAAGTCGAAATCGGCCGCGGCTCGTCCGACGCCACCTGCCCCATCGCGGCGCTGGAGATGTGGCTCAAGCTCGCCAGAATCGCCCATGGGCCCCTCTTCCGACGCGTGACGAACAAGGGCAAATCCGTGGGTTCGGAGCGATTGAACGGCCAGGAGGTGGCACGCCTTGTAAAACGCACGGCGCTGGCAGCCGGCGTGCGCGGCGATCTAGCCGAGGGCGAAAGGGCGCAGAAATTCTCCGGGCACTCCTTGCGGGCTGGCCTCGCCTCGTCGGCCGAAGTCGATGAGCGCTATGTTCAGAAACAGCTCGGCCATGCCTCCGCCGAAATGACTCGCAAATACCAGCGCCGCAAGGACAGGTTCAGGGTCAATCTCACCAAGGCCGCGGGGCTGTAG
- a CDS encoding type II toxin-antitoxin system RelE/ParE family toxin, whose amino-acid sequence MAADDLTAANRVLDAIDSRWRQRLHHPYSVFGRDDRAPCIRHLAVGNYPTLYRLIPRQVEIVRILHGRRKLGRRTAERRNG is encoded by the coding sequence ATGGCTGCGGATGATTTAACCGCGGCTAACCGGGTGCTCGATGCTATCGACAGTCGCTGGCGGCAACGGCTCCACCATCCTTACTCGGTCTTTGGCCGCGATGATCGTGCACCGTGCATTCGGCACCTGGCAGTCGGAAATTATCCGACGCTTTATCGCCTTATCCCCCGCCAGGTCGAAATCGTCAGGATATTGCACGGCCGCAGGAAGCTGGGCCGTCGCACTGCGGAACGGCGAAATGGATAA